Proteins encoded within one genomic window of Saccharopolyspora pogona:
- a CDS encoding branched-chain amino acid ABC transporter permease, translating into MSINVVLDGLFAGATYALVALGLAMVFRPTHIMNFAQGEALVLGAAISYQVVALWKLSWLVALALVIVLGIVMGLLMERLTILPLRLSRSRYAWIIATLAVALVFQSLFTLRYIDVPALRPEPMIAGQVPFLGNHIAWQELLTIVAALAMTFAFDLFMRRSVYGQAIRAASHSADTAVLMGIPVPRVIMLSFVIGTVITALAGLLASPVLFIAPASGLLWSIKGFTAAVIGGLGSPRGALLGGFLVGLLDTVVRSAISGTAGDFVVFAALAVILVAFPTGLFGKPMEAH; encoded by the coding sequence GTGAGCATCAACGTGGTCCTAGACGGACTCTTCGCCGGAGCCACGTACGCGCTCGTGGCGCTTGGCCTGGCGATGGTGTTCCGACCCACTCACATCATGAACTTCGCCCAGGGCGAGGCGCTCGTCTTGGGCGCCGCGATCTCCTACCAGGTCGTCGCGCTGTGGAAGCTCAGTTGGCTCGTCGCGCTGGCACTCGTCATCGTGCTGGGAATCGTCATGGGACTTCTCATGGAACGCCTCACCATCCTTCCGCTACGCCTGTCCAGGTCGCGCTATGCGTGGATCATCGCGACGCTAGCCGTTGCGCTGGTGTTCCAGTCGCTGTTCACCCTGCGCTACATCGACGTCCCTGCCTTGCGGCCCGAACCGATGATCGCCGGTCAGGTCCCGTTCCTCGGCAATCACATCGCATGGCAGGAATTGCTCACCATCGTCGCCGCTCTCGCCATGACGTTCGCCTTCGACCTCTTCATGCGCCGGTCGGTGTACGGGCAGGCGATCCGCGCCGCGTCCCATAGCGCCGACACCGCGGTGCTCATGGGCATTCCCGTCCCGCGCGTCATCATGCTGAGCTTCGTCATCGGTACGGTCATCACGGCGCTCGCCGGGCTGTTGGCCTCGCCCGTGCTCTTCATCGCCCCGGCCTCCGGGCTGCTGTGGTCCATCAAGGGCTTCACCGCCGCAGTGATCGGTGGCCTCGGCTCGCCGCGTGGGGCACTTCTCGGTGGGTTCCTGGTCGGCCTGCTCGACACCGTGGTCAGGTCCGCCATCAGCGGCACCGCCGGCGACTTCGTCGTTTTCGCGGCGCTCGCAGTGATTCTCGTCGCGTTTCCCACCGGACTCTTCGGCAAGCCGATGGAGGCACATTAG
- a CDS encoding ABC transporter substrate-binding protein, producing the protein MAAILVVVAAGCTSKEERASENSRGTGAAGWSAGAEKVQIGLIAPMTGPFAVLGVSQQNSMQIVAEQINAAGGIGGANVEIVTRDVGIDPAKAVAAATELAGDQRIKLVVGPSITSFYDATKKIYEQNEKVNCQPAVAGGTFENLTYGFRSQDRITDDVERTLQYLKSKNVTTIGEIYEGDDTGKEVNSLLSSMGPKYGVQLVGYEQTRKDDQTHLPYVQKLANAEAIWISSNVSGAKTMAAAAEAGYKGVLVGGSGIQNISFLEAAGDSAVGTVFAAPNYEFPIRDRATWKAGYKTHIEAIEAKYGVNTGPKTGAKSPKGTAIAADCMYAYWKAADAAKSLDPTKVATALTNISLSDTETPSGCAITPGKAHEFYALPCIRSYEWQKDGQGWFTSDVTPR; encoded by the coding sequence GTGGCGGCCATCCTCGTGGTGGTCGCCGCAGGATGTACCAGCAAAGAGGAGCGGGCGTCGGAGAACTCCAGAGGTACCGGCGCCGCTGGATGGAGCGCCGGTGCGGAAAAGGTCCAGATCGGGCTGATCGCCCCGATGACTGGGCCCTTCGCGGTCTTGGGCGTCTCGCAGCAGAATTCGATGCAGATCGTGGCTGAGCAGATCAACGCCGCCGGCGGGATCGGCGGCGCCAACGTCGAGATCGTCACCCGCGACGTCGGGATCGACCCGGCCAAGGCCGTCGCCGCAGCGACCGAACTCGCGGGTGACCAGCGGATCAAGCTCGTGGTCGGTCCGTCGATCACCTCGTTCTACGACGCGACCAAGAAAATTTACGAGCAGAACGAGAAGGTCAACTGCCAGCCGGCTGTCGCAGGTGGAACCTTCGAGAACCTCACCTACGGCTTCCGCTCACAGGACCGGATCACCGACGACGTAGAGCGCACACTCCAGTACCTGAAGTCGAAGAACGTCACCACCATCGGCGAGATCTACGAGGGCGACGACACGGGCAAGGAGGTCAATAGCCTGCTGTCCAGCATGGGGCCGAAGTACGGTGTCCAACTGGTTGGCTACGAGCAGACCCGGAAGGATGACCAGACCCACCTGCCCTACGTCCAGAAGCTGGCGAACGCAGAGGCGATCTGGATCTCCAGCAACGTAAGCGGCGCCAAGACGATGGCCGCCGCCGCCGAAGCTGGGTACAAGGGCGTGTTGGTCGGCGGCTCCGGTATCCAGAACATCTCCTTCCTGGAGGCGGCCGGCGATTCGGCTGTGGGCACGGTCTTCGCAGCGCCGAACTACGAGTTCCCGATCCGTGACCGGGCGACCTGGAAGGCAGGCTACAAAACTCACATCGAGGCCATCGAGGCCAAGTACGGCGTCAACACCGGCCCGAAGACCGGTGCGAAATCGCCCAAGGGGACGGCCATCGCGGCCGATTGCATGTACGCGTACTGGAAGGCCGCCGACGCGGCCAAGTCCCTCGATCCCACCAAGGTCGCCACCGCACTCACCAACATCTCCTTGTCCGACACCGAAACCCCGTCGGGATGTGCCATCACGCCGGGCAAGGCGCACGAGTTCTACGCCCTGCCCTGCATCCGCAGCTACGAATGGCAGAAGGACGGCCAGGGCTGGTTCACCTCCGACGTGACGCCCCGCTGA
- a CDS encoding DUF4437 domain-containing protein, which yields MRPHVELIQEDDYVWHCAELIGGEGRASERRLSVDEEDGSSSLRIDFHTDWGRGPGIHHASSEYYVLSGSMTYDGREMSKGAYVYVPKGVPAGAITFREGSRILHYREYGDAGFDRVDSLAAPRWDDAREDVIVVDSESMEWDAVPNAGPMPGLFIKYLHIDPLTGFYTRLVHAQEGWADHRLAHHPCYEEAYTTQGLMEYNFGTLDLGTYFFRPARVKHGHFTSLEGGATWLLRSDGELRNWYTQNEWVRWGGEAINYGEGDGMRWSQSSHDLADRPTRRSDPDLRRLRQALEYQRELGANDDDYVPHGQGTDPSLTAIAKALDIVRLQGGHDGEHDHHHEPLSADWGADPVTLEHPDQRTDAHAHNWGQGRPWKEGEPIPGPIISSLPVRSRSRGRWDGDGM from the coding sequence GTGCGCCCCCATGTTGAACTGATCCAAGAAGACGACTACGTCTGGCATTGCGCGGAACTGATCGGCGGCGAGGGACGAGCCAGCGAGCGCCGCCTGTCGGTCGATGAGGAGGACGGCTCCTCCTCGCTACGCATCGACTTCCACACCGACTGGGGGCGCGGCCCGGGCATCCACCACGCCAGCAGCGAGTACTACGTGCTCTCTGGCTCCATGACCTATGACGGCCGCGAGATGAGCAAGGGCGCCTACGTCTACGTGCCCAAGGGCGTGCCCGCCGGCGCGATCACTTTCCGCGAAGGCTCGCGGATCCTGCACTACCGGGAGTACGGCGACGCCGGGTTCGACCGCGTCGACTCGCTGGCTGCGCCGCGGTGGGACGACGCGCGGGAGGACGTCATAGTCGTCGACAGCGAGTCGATGGAATGGGACGCAGTGCCCAACGCGGGGCCCATGCCCGGGCTGTTCATCAAGTACCTGCACATCGACCCGCTCACCGGTTTCTACACCAGGTTGGTGCACGCGCAGGAGGGCTGGGCCGACCACCGGCTGGCTCACCACCCGTGCTACGAGGAGGCGTACACGACGCAGGGACTGATGGAGTACAACTTCGGGACCCTGGACCTTGGCACGTACTTCTTCCGGCCCGCCCGGGTCAAGCACGGGCACTTCACCTCGCTGGAGGGCGGTGCTACCTGGCTGCTGCGCTCCGACGGAGAACTGCGCAACTGGTACACCCAGAACGAGTGGGTCCGTTGGGGTGGTGAGGCGATCAACTACGGCGAGGGCGACGGGATGCGGTGGTCGCAATCCTCGCACGACCTAGCCGACCGGCCCACCCGCCGCAGCGATCCGGACCTGCGGAGGCTGCGCCAGGCTCTGGAATACCAGCGGGAACTGGGCGCGAACGACGACGACTACGTGCCGCACGGCCAGGGAACCGACCCAAGCCTGACAGCGATTGCGAAGGCGCTGGACATCGTGCGGCTACAAGGCGGCCACGACGGTGAGCACGACCACCATCACGAGCCGCTTTCGGCGGACTGGGGTGCCGACCCCGTGACGCTAGAACATCCGGACCAGCGGACGGACGCCCACGCGCACAACTGGGGCCAGGGACGGCCGTGGAAGGAGGGGGAACCCATCCCTGGGCCCATAATCTCGTCGCTACCGGTTCGCAGCCGCTCGCGCGGCCGGTGGGACGGCGACGGGATGTAA
- a CDS encoding alpha/beta fold hydrolase — protein sequence MDRVKSQDGTLISYERSGSGPGVVLVSAALGDGTENAPLSVELSRRFTVLNYARRGRGGSGDTLPYALEREFEDLAAVIQTVDEPRYLYGGCSGGALALEAAAAGLTSIAKIAVYEVPYNMSAEWLPQWRDYVDAVQTALAAGERGAALELFLRTTAASEEDVVAARSAPFSDRVVSLAHTLAYDASCLGSGQPSPARLASVQQPTLVLTGTAGDAPDAAAWLAAMDPAAEAMVAALPRGQRGVLGGQAHFPDPAVLAAALTDFFAD from the coding sequence GTGGATCGCGTTAAGTCGCAAGACGGGACACTCATCTCCTACGAGCGGAGCGGCAGCGGACCTGGCGTCGTGCTCGTGTCCGCGGCGCTGGGCGACGGCACTGAGAACGCCCCCCTCTCCGTCGAGCTGAGCCGCCGGTTCACGGTGCTGAACTACGCGCGCCGCGGACGGGGAGGCAGCGGTGACACCCTCCCGTACGCCCTCGAGAGGGAGTTCGAGGATCTGGCGGCAGTGATCCAGACCGTCGACGAACCGCGGTACCTGTACGGCGGGTGTTCAGGTGGTGCGCTCGCCCTCGAGGCGGCAGCCGCCGGGCTGACCAGTATCGCGAAGATCGCGGTGTACGAGGTGCCGTACAACATGTCCGCGGAGTGGCTGCCGCAGTGGCGTGATTACGTCGACGCCGTGCAGACTGCGCTCGCGGCTGGTGAGCGCGGCGCTGCGCTCGAGCTGTTCCTGCGAACCACTGCCGCGTCCGAAGAGGACGTTGTTGCAGCGCGATCGGCACCGTTCTCGGACCGTGTGGTATCGCTCGCGCACACCCTCGCCTATGACGCGTCGTGCTTGGGTTCCGGTCAGCCGAGCCCCGCGCGGTTAGCATCCGTCCAGCAGCCGACACTAGTCCTGACCGGCACTGCAGGGGATGCCCCGGACGCCGCCGCATGGCTGGCGGCAATGGACCCGGCGGCAGAGGCAATGGTCGCCGCGCTGCCGCGGGGCCAACGCGGCGTTCTCGGGGGCCAGGCGCATTTCCCGGACCCGGCGGTTTTGGCCGCAGCGCTCACTGACTTCTTTGCCGATTGA
- a CDS encoding class I SAM-dependent methyltransferase gives MTTPDKSASAAQQFWTLGDYARITELLSDLGQDLVAAAGIRAGQRVLDVGAGTGNATLPAARAGAEVTATDVTPRLMEIGARVAQAENLQIHWVEGDAQALPFDDGEFDVVLSCIGAMFAPDHAVTARELLRVCRPGGRLAMANWPPGGAVGHFFKVLAKHTPPPPSGAHPPAAWGDPKHVARLLGAGCADLVTATRAVTARFDQSPEQLIALYKAHFAPVIAAYAGIAGDAERTAALDADLLAFARAADSGPEGGPNRYVFEYLQVIGSRATR, from the coding sequence ATGACCACCCCAGACAAATCTGCCAGTGCAGCACAGCAGTTTTGGACACTCGGCGACTACGCACGTATCACCGAGTTGCTCAGCGACCTTGGCCAGGATTTGGTGGCGGCGGCGGGCATTCGGGCGGGTCAGCGTGTCCTCGATGTCGGCGCCGGTACCGGCAATGCGACTCTTCCCGCCGCGCGCGCCGGGGCCGAGGTGACCGCGACCGACGTCACGCCGCGGCTCATGGAGATCGGCGCGCGTGTTGCGCAGGCCGAGAACCTGCAGATCCACTGGGTCGAGGGCGACGCGCAGGCGCTGCCGTTCGATGACGGCGAGTTCGATGTGGTGCTGTCGTGCATCGGGGCGATGTTCGCGCCTGATCACGCGGTCACGGCTCGCGAGTTGCTGCGGGTGTGCCGTCCCGGTGGCAGGCTGGCCATGGCGAACTGGCCCCCCGGCGGGGCCGTTGGGCATTTCTTCAAGGTGTTAGCCAAGCACACTCCGCCACCGCCCTCTGGCGCACACCCACCGGCCGCGTGGGGCGACCCGAAGCACGTGGCCCGGCTACTCGGTGCCGGCTGCGCCGACCTGGTCACCGCTACACGGGCCGTGACCGCGCGGTTCGACCAGTCGCCGGAGCAGTTGATCGCGTTGTACAAGGCGCACTTCGCTCCGGTGATCGCCGCCTACGCGGGCATAGCAGGCGACGCCGAGCGCACCGCAGCACTGGACGCCGACCTGCTGGCGTTCGCCCGTGCAGCAGACTCCGGCCCTGAAGGCGGTCCCAACCGATACGTTTTCGAGTACCTTCAGGTCATCGGCTCGCGCGCGACGCGGTGA
- a CDS encoding PIG-L deacetylase family protein gives MSESQLPHLDEDWSSALAIVAHPDDMEYGASSAVARWTSQGKRVAYALATSGEAGIDGMKMAEAGPLREAEQRESCRLVGVSDVEFLGFPDGIIEYGLPLRRAFAGAIRRHRPDVVITGNHRETYGGTMPNQADHIATGRAVIDAIRDAANRWVFRDLLDAGLEPWDGVKYVLIAGSPTPTHAVNVDDHLAAGIASLQAHEAYLAGLGPAFPEPDEFLESFARKAGAQLGCTFAFSFEVFRMGWLTE, from the coding sequence ATGAGTGAATCGCAACTTCCCCACCTGGACGAGGACTGGTCCTCGGCGCTCGCGATCGTCGCGCATCCGGACGACATGGAGTACGGGGCATCGTCTGCCGTCGCTCGCTGGACGTCGCAGGGCAAGCGGGTGGCATATGCGCTCGCCACGAGTGGCGAGGCGGGGATCGATGGCATGAAGATGGCCGAGGCGGGGCCGTTACGCGAGGCCGAGCAGCGGGAGTCGTGCCGGCTCGTCGGGGTGTCGGACGTCGAGTTCCTCGGATTCCCGGACGGGATTATCGAGTACGGGCTGCCGTTACGCCGTGCGTTCGCCGGGGCGATCCGCCGGCACCGTCCGGATGTCGTGATCACAGGCAACCACCGGGAGACGTACGGCGGCACGATGCCGAACCAAGCCGATCACATCGCCACCGGACGCGCCGTAATCGACGCGATCCGCGACGCCGCCAACCGGTGGGTGTTCAGGGATCTGCTGGACGCCGGTCTGGAACCGTGGGACGGCGTGAAATACGTGCTGATCGCCGGCTCGCCGACGCCGACGCACGCCGTGAACGTCGACGACCACCTTGCCGCGGGCATAGCGTCGTTGCAGGCGCATGAGGCCTATCTCGCGGGTCTGGGTCCCGCCTTCCCGGAACCTGACGAGTTCCTGGAGTCGTTCGCCCGGAAGGCGGGCGCACAGCTGGGGTGCACGTTCGCGTTCAGCTTCGAGGTGTTCCGGATGGGGTGGCTGACCGAGTAG
- a CDS encoding CoA transferase, which yields MKSLAGIRVVSPEQYGADLFGRVHLADRGAEVIKRR from the coding sequence ATGAAATCGCTCGCGGGCATCCGCGTCGTCTCGCCGGAGCAGTACGGCGCCGACCTGTTCGGCAGAGTGCACCTCGCCGACCGCGGCGCCGAGGTCATCAAGAGAAGGTAA
- a CDS encoding LLM class flavin-dependent oxidoreductase, whose protein sequence is MTLRITYGPWGETLAELEEATLAAERVGATVAWFPELHRSATVTAAAAAAATSEIGIGTAIALAFVRSPLITALEALDIDDLSGGRFRLGLGSGVQRLNENWHNARWGKPVAHLRETIAIVRHVVANARTGADMLVEGEWERLRMRGFQRPFPQPRAALPIYVAGMGPAMTALAGEVGDGFISHELCSPRYLNERLLPRLRQGAQRSGRPMQTLDVTVSACCSIDDDSVIAKRRAAGLVGFYASVRTYADFFAFHGLAEDHSRVSEAFRAGMPADSLGALVSDEALDRLTISGTPDEVRAQLAAYEGLADSVKLTPPIHGLAAEETRAVQTRIFDLISHLAGSTAS, encoded by the coding sequence GTGACCCTCCGCATCACGTACGGCCCGTGGGGTGAGACGCTCGCCGAGTTGGAAGAAGCCACCCTGGCTGCTGAGCGCGTCGGTGCCACCGTCGCGTGGTTCCCGGAGTTGCACCGCAGCGCCACCGTCACCGCCGCCGCGGCGGCTGCTGCGACGTCGGAGATCGGGATCGGCACCGCGATCGCGCTCGCATTCGTGCGCAGCCCGCTGATTACGGCACTCGAGGCTCTCGACATCGACGACCTGTCCGGCGGCCGGTTCCGGCTCGGTCTTGGCTCGGGCGTCCAACGCCTCAACGAGAACTGGCACAACGCACGGTGGGGCAAGCCAGTCGCGCATCTGCGGGAGACGATCGCCATCGTGCGGCACGTCGTCGCGAACGCGCGGACCGGGGCGGACATGTTGGTGGAGGGCGAGTGGGAACGACTGCGAATGCGTGGCTTCCAACGGCCTTTCCCGCAGCCGCGGGCGGCTCTTCCGATCTACGTCGCAGGCATGGGACCGGCCATGACCGCGCTCGCCGGAGAAGTCGGCGACGGCTTCATCTCGCACGAACTGTGCTCGCCGCGCTATCTCAACGAACGCCTCCTGCCCCGGCTGCGTCAGGGTGCACAGCGCAGCGGCCGGCCGATGCAGACGCTAGACGTCACCGTCTCGGCCTGCTGCTCGATCGACGATGACTCGGTGATCGCGAAGCGGCGCGCGGCCGGCCTCGTCGGCTTCTACGCCTCCGTCCGAACGTACGCCGACTTCTTCGCCTTCCACGGGCTCGCTGAGGACCACAGCCGGGTGAGCGAGGCGTTCCGGGCCGGCATGCCGGCCGACAGTCTCGGCGCACTGGTGAGCGATGAGGCCCTCGATCGGTTGACGATCTCGGGTACGCCGGACGAGGTACGCGCCCAGCTCGCCGCGTACGAGGGACTGGCCGACTCGGTAAAGCTGACACCGCCGATCCACGGGCTAGCTGCCGAGGAGACCCGTGCCGTCCAGACCCGTATTTTCGACTTGATCTCCCATCTGGCAGGGAGTACCGCATCATGA
- a CDS encoding hotdog family protein: MNSGVAVAMMLEQRVADVSQATLLNLGWSDIKLTHHVFVGRPLYAESTVLAAQPSASRPCTEITTVRTRWLNQHEDECISWVRGVVHHRDTSHDKGYFPAAKTGPFTLDIEAS; the protein is encoded by the coding sequence GTGAACTCCGGCGTCGCCGTGGCGATGATGCTCGAACAGCGCGTGGCCGACGTGAGTCAGGCCACGCTACTCAACCTCGGGTGGAGCGACATCAAACTTACACACCATGTGTTCGTCGGCCGTCCCCTGTACGCGGAGTCCACAGTGCTGGCCGCCCAGCCATCAGCGTCGCGCCCTTGCACTGAGATCACCACCGTCCGCACCCGCTGGCTCAACCAGCATGAAGACGAGTGCATCTCGTGGGTCCGCGGCGTGGTTCATCATCGCGATACGTCCCACGACAAGGGCTACTTCCCGGCGGCGAAGACCGGGCCGTTCACGCTCGACATCGAGGCATCGTGA
- a CDS encoding hotdog family protein — MGEALPSPENAACTSALSPSFEDYKAGDVYQHCLGRTISEVDNTWFTLLTMNTSQNQFSAELAARTNMVG; from the coding sequence ATGGGAGAAGCCTTGCCGTCGCCAGAAAATGCTGCCTGTACGTCGGCCTTGAGCCCGTCCTTCGAGGACTACAAGGCGGGAGACGTCTACCAACACTGCCTGGGGCGGACGATTTCAGAAGTGGATAACACTTGGTTCACGTTGCTGACGATGAACACCAGCCAGAACCAGTTCAGCGCCGAGTTGGCGGCCCGGACCAATATGGTTGGCTGA
- a CDS encoding IS1182 family transposase: MQPRPWPRIPEATVRAARAAAGTGEYPLAMRVRDELGELFSDAEFTEAFGTRGKPGWSPGRLALVTVLQMAENLTDRGAAHRVRFGMDWKYALGMELDDPGFDASILSEFRTRLVAHGLEERALDLLLKVLQDKGLVAAGGKQRTDSTHVVAAVRDLNRLELAGESVRAALEALAAAAPEWLAGAIDVPAWGKRYAARVDSWRLPTSEAKRRDLALAYGTDGYTLLGAVYSPDAPGWLRELPAVEVLRVVLLQNYTRTVARNGREVITRREADTDGLPPGRWRLSSPYDTDARWGGKRDTFWNGYKVHVSETCERPSTQPADATVPRPNLITNVATTDASVPDVAMTEPIHQALDRRSLLPGEHYLDSGYPSAELIVSSATDFGVTLITPLLADHSPQARAGTGFDRAAFTIDFDREQATCPQGQTSSTWNPATQRGTDTIVITFATATCGPCPVREQCTTSRTRRRQITVHPRAVHEAQRAARADQETKDWQAKYALRAGVEGTIRQGIAVTDLRHARYRGLAKTHLEHVFSAVALNLIRLDAWWNGHPLDRTRTSHLTRLELALAA; encoded by the coding sequence ATGCAGCCCCGGCCGTGGCCGCGGATTCCGGAGGCGACCGTGCGTGCCGCGCGGGCGGCGGCGGGCACGGGCGAGTACCCGTTGGCGATGCGGGTCCGTGACGAGTTGGGTGAGCTGTTCAGCGATGCGGAGTTCACCGAGGCGTTCGGGACGCGGGGGAAGCCGGGGTGGTCGCCGGGACGGTTGGCGCTGGTCACGGTGTTACAGATGGCGGAGAACCTGACCGATCGGGGTGCGGCACACCGGGTCCGGTTCGGCATGGACTGGAAGTACGCGCTGGGCATGGAGCTGGACGATCCGGGGTTTGATGCTTCGATCTTGAGTGAGTTCCGCACCCGGCTGGTCGCCCACGGGTTGGAGGAACGAGCGCTGGATCTGCTGTTGAAAGTGTTGCAGGACAAGGGATTGGTGGCCGCCGGCGGGAAGCAGCGCACCGATTCGACCCACGTCGTGGCGGCGGTGCGGGATCTGAACCGGCTGGAGCTGGCGGGTGAGTCGGTGCGGGCCGCGCTGGAGGCTCTCGCGGCCGCCGCACCGGAGTGGCTGGCCGGGGCGATCGATGTGCCGGCGTGGGGAAAGCGGTATGCCGCGCGGGTGGATTCCTGGCGACTGCCCACCTCCGAAGCCAAACGCCGGGATCTGGCGCTGGCCTACGGCACCGACGGGTACACGCTGCTGGGTGCGGTGTATTCCCCCGACGCCCCTGGCTGGTTGCGTGAGTTGCCTGCCGTGGAGGTGCTGCGGGTGGTGCTGCTGCAGAACTACACCCGCACCGTGGCCAGGAACGGGCGGGAGGTGATCACACGGCGGGAGGCGGACACGGACGGTCTCCCGCCAGGGAGATGGCGCCTGAGTTCGCCGTATGACACCGATGCCCGATGGGGCGGCAAACGCGACACCTTCTGGAACGGCTACAAGGTGCACGTCAGCGAGACCTGCGAACGCCCCAGCACCCAGCCGGCCGATGCCACCGTGCCACGACCCAACCTGATCACGAACGTGGCGACCACGGACGCGAGTGTCCCGGACGTGGCCATGACCGAACCGATCCACCAGGCGCTGGATCGTCGTAGCCTGCTGCCCGGCGAGCACTACCTGGACTCCGGCTACCCCTCGGCCGAGCTGATCGTCAGCTCCGCAACCGATTTCGGTGTCACGCTGATCACTCCCCTGCTGGCCGACCACTCGCCCCAGGCCAGGGCCGGCACCGGGTTCGACCGGGCCGCGTTCACCATCGATTTCGACCGCGAGCAGGCCACCTGCCCACAAGGCCAGACCAGCTCCACCTGGAACCCGGCCACCCAGCGCGGCACCGACACGATCGTGATCACCTTCGCGACCGCCACCTGCGGGCCCTGTCCAGTCCGCGAGCAGTGCACCACCTCCCGGACCCGGCGACGCCAAATCACCGTGCACCCGCGGGCCGTCCACGAGGCTCAACGCGCTGCCCGCGCCGACCAGGAAACCAAGGACTGGCAGGCCAAATACGCGCTGCGGGCCGGGGTCGAGGGCACCATCCGCCAAGGCATCGCGGTCACCGACCTACGCCACGCCCGTTACCGCGGGCTGGCCAAGACCCACCTGGAACACGTGTTCTCCGCGGTCGCACTCAACCTGATCCGCCTCGATGCCTGGTGGAACGGCCACCCCCTCGACCGGACCCGCACCAGCCATCTGACCCGCCTCGAACTCGCCCTCGCAGCATGA
- a CDS encoding histidine phosphatase family protein: MSSPTRLILARHGQAHCNVHGIIGGPRGCTGLTGHGHHQAQQLSERLLSDHAQTPIDAAYASPLRRARETAGIIAEHLDLPITIDHDLREPDYGDADGKP, translated from the coding sequence ATGAGCAGCCCAACCCGGCTGATCCTGGCCCGACACGGCCAGGCCCACTGCAACGTCCACGGGATCATCGGCGGCCCACGCGGCTGCACCGGTCTGACCGGCCACGGCCATCACCAAGCCCAACAACTGTCCGAACGGTTACTCAGCGACCACGCCCAGACGCCGATCGACGCCGCTTACGCATCACCGCTCCGGCGAGCCCGGGAAACCGCCGGCATCATCGCCGAACACCTCGACCTACCGATCACCATCGACCACGACCTACGTGAACCCGACTACGGCGACGCCGACGGCAAACCCTGA